AGTGTTCGGCGACCGTTCTGCCGGCGCGCTCGCCGAACGTCGCGCCGAGATCCGTATGAATGGCCTCGATAACGCTCATGACTACGCTCAGGAGCCAGATCCCCTCAGGCGTTTCGATTCAAAAGGGCATTCGCTCGCGAATCCAGTCGCCGATCGACTGCTCGTCCTCGTCGTCGACCGGGGCGTCGGGGACGACGCGCTCGTCGGGCTTGATTACCGCACCGTCGCTGCCGCCCGTCTCGACGACGATCAGGTCGTCCTCCTTGAGCGTCGAGAGGGCCCGCTCGAGTTCGTCGATCTCGACCTCGACCGCGGCCCGGAGTTCGAAGACCGTCATCCCGTCGTCGATCCGGTCGACGAGCGCGTCGAGTACCGCCACCTCCGTCTCCGCGCGGTCCCGGTACTCCCGCTTTGCTTTCATCCGTCTCCCTATTCGTCGACCCGGGATTTGACGTTTGTCGTTCGCCATCGCCGGCTCACCTTCGGATCCGAGGACGGGCGCCCCCCGGACGGGAGGTTCGCCGAGGAGACGTCACAGTGCGGACACAACCCAGGCAGTACGTTTTTTATGGCGTGAATTGATACGGTGAGACAATGGTCCTGCGATGTTCGCTGCTCGGACACGACTACGGTGACACCGATGTCGAACGCGAGCGCGAAGAACGGGGCAGCGAAGTCGTCGTAACCGTCCGAGAGTACGAAGAGTGTGCCCGCTGTGGCGAGAGACACGTCATCAGCGAGAACACCGAAGTGCGGAGTATCTCGACCGAGACGGGCGTCGACCCGCGTCCCGACGAACCCGAACCGACGCCGGCACGCGAACCAGCATCCGAACCGGACGGAACGGACGCTACGTTTATCGATGCCGACGAGACCGAACCGGGCGCGGCCGCGGGCGGTGCATCGCCGGCCGAAGTCGAGACACCGACGGCTGACACACCGGCCGACGACATCGAGATCCCGACCGACGAGAACGGCGATCCGGTCACTGACGACGGAGAGATCCTCGAAGACGACGGGACGACTACGCGCGACCGCGAACACGGCGAGTGGCCCGACTCCGACGACGTCGGCCCGCCGGTCGAAGCCGAGCGCGGGCCGACCGACTGGCCGGACGACGAGTCCGAGCCGATCGAAGACGACGACTCCGAACTGATCGACGGCTCCGAACCGATCGACGACGACGCCGTCTTACTCGACACCGGAACGACCGACGACGCCGCGACCGCGATCGAGACGGAACCCGCACCCGAAGCGGCGGCTGGCGGCCCTCCCTCGGCCGAGGAGACGTCCGCCGACCCCGGAAGCGGCATCGAGCGCGCCGGATCGGCACCGACACCCGGCAGCGAGGGCGGAACGCGGGCGGACGACGGCTCGTCGGAACTGTACTGTCCGCGCTGCGAGTTCGCCGCGGGGAGCGACCGGAGCTCGCTTCGCACCGGCGACATCTGTCCCGACTGCCGGAAGGGGTATCTCAGCGAACGAGGATATCAGTAGCGTCCGACGGAGTGTCCCCGCAGCAGCGTCGCTTCTCGAGTGCGTCGAAGTCTTCCTCACTCGTAGATCGACCGCCCTCGGTAGTGGCCGGACAGCGCGCTGTTCCGCTCACCGGCGTTCCCACTCGTTCTACGGCGACGACGTCTATGAAAAGAGGTAAACACTCCCCCGTGTATCACCAATTCATGAAGGAGTACAAGATGCGCCGCGGTGAGTATCTCGAGGAGCGAATCCCCGACATGGAGGCCACTGTCGAGGAGTACTTCGGCCCCATTACGGAGACCGAGGAGTACAAGGGAAGTGACCTGTTCGTCATCGGCGAGCCGGACAACCCCGTCTTCGAGAAAGTCGTCGTCGGTACCATCGAGTACTCGGGCAAGAAGGACAAACTCGGCGTCGAGTTCTACGAGCGCGACCCCACCGAACTCGGCCCCGACGAACTCGAGGCCGCCGGTGACGCCGTCGACGCGAAGAACGACTTCCTGCTCGAGGCGACCGGCCGCGACGCCAAATCCCGTCGCGAATCGATGAAGCGGACCGTCGAGGACGACCCGGACCACGACTTCTGAAGAACGAACTTTTACGCTGTCGTTCGGAAGACGCTCGGCGTCTTCCGTGACTGAGCAAATCGGAGATTTGCGAGGTCCGCGAAACCTTCGGTTTCGCTTGATGACGAGACGCCTTCGGCGTCTCGAACCACGTGCGGTCGCTTCGCGACCGCACTCGGTGAAATCTCGAGAGAGCGCAAAGCGCTCTTTTCGACTGGGAGATTCCGGAGGAATCGCTTGCAGTCGGCGCGAAGTCGTTCGAAACGGCTTCGCCGTTTCGTGATGCCAAAAACCGGAGATTTTTGAGCACGCCGACGACCTCGCGGGATCTTCGATCCCGCTCAGCTTCGATGAAAAGCACACCTCCCTCCGTTCCGAACGCGTAACGTTCTCCACACCGATCGTCGGCTCGCTCGCGGTAAGTATCGTATAGCCGCCTGCCCTTCCCCGGGTCAGGCGGCTCACCGCATTTCTCGGTGAGCCGCCTCCCGGCCATAGCGGATGTCCGGTTACCGATTCTTGAGCGAGTTCGAGCAGCCGGCGGCGAGGTTCGAAACGGCTATTGGAGGGTCGTCGAACTAGACAGGTAATGGATCTCTACGCGTTTCTGCTCGCGACCGCGGTAGCGCACGTCGGGTTCTCGATCTTCATCGCCGGGCACGCGTTCCTGACGGACCGGGAGGCCGGCAACTGGCCCTACATCACCCTCGCGTTCGGACTCGCGGGCATCGCCGGCTACTTCTTCTACGACGAGGCGGACGACGGCCCGATTCGACTCAGTCGTCCGCGGTGATGCCCTCGTCACCGCCCTCCGGCGCCGGTGCGTCCGTCCAGACTCCCTCGGTGAAGTCGATTGCATCGGTCCACTTGCCGACGACTGAAGACACCGCGAGATCGCCGGTGACGTTGTTCATCGTCGCGATGCGACCCAGGATCGGATCGACGCCGGCGACGAAGCCGACGATCGCGAGCGGCAAGCCGAGCGCGCTCAGGATGACCGTGAGCATGATGAGTCCGGCCCCAGGGACGCCGGCGGTGCCGATACTGATCAGGATCACGGTGAAGAGGACGAGGACCTGCTCGCCGAGTCCCAGCGAGACCCCGACCAAGTTAGCGGCAAACACTGCCGTCACCGCCTGCCGAATCGCCGCCCCGTCCATGTTGATCGTCGCGCCGAGAGGGAGCCCGAAGCCGTAAACCGACTCGTCGATCCGGAGGTTCTCCTCCGCGTTCGTCACCGTCACCGGAAGGGTGCCGCTCGAGGAGCGGATCGTGAACGCCGTCAGCATAGCGTCTTTCGCGCCGTTCAGGAACGCGATCGGGGACTGACCGAGAATGCCGACGGTCATCACGCCGAGGTAGGTGACGGTCATGTGGATCGCGATCCCGATCGCGATGACGGCGACGAGCGAACCGAGCTGGACGATCGCCCCGAGCCCTTCGGTGCCGATCGAAGCGGCCATCAGCGCGAAGACGCCGATCACGCCGTACTCCATCACGCCCCAGACGATCTTGAACAGCGCTTCCGTGCCGGCGTCGACGAACGCGAAGAAGCCGTCGATCGCGTCCTCGATCGACTCCTCGCTCGTCGCCTCGCGGACCATCGTGAGCGCCAGTCCGAACACGATCACGAAGAAAATCGTCGCGAGGATATCGCCCTCGACCATCGCCGCGAGCGGATTCTCGGGGACGATCCCCAGCAGAACTTCCGCGACCGTCGGCGGTTCGGCTTCCTGGGCCTCGCCGCCGGTAAACTCGACGGCGCTCCCGGGATCGAACAGGTTCGCGACCGCGAGTCCGATGACGGCCGCGATGGTCGTCGTCACGATGTAGAGTCCGACCGTGAGTCCGCCGACCTTCCCCAGTCTCGAGGGCGTCAGCTTGCGCATTCCGCCGAGCAAGGTGAAGACGATGATCGGGATGATCAGCATCTCGAGCAGTCGCAAGAAGAGGTCCCCGAACGGGCTGAGAACCGCCGCTTGTTCGCCGATCGTTGCACCGAGCGCGGTCCCCAGAACGAACGCCGCCGCGATACGGTAGATGATCGGTACCGACCGGTATCGACGCCACGTTCGCCCCGGAATCGACCCCTCTGTCTCGTTCATCGATTGATGTGTAGAACGGAGGGTATCAACCGGTGTCGATATCGGAGAGGCTAACCGTCACCCGCGACGGGCGGGCGGCCTCAGGCGAGGAAGACGTGTCGCGGACGGTCCTCGAGCACGTCGCGACCGAATTCGACGGCGTCGGCGAAGGCGTCGCTGCGGAAGAACGCCATCGCGTCCTCGCGGGAGTCCCAGCGGCTGGCGATGAACATGTCGTTTTCGTCCTCGCGGTTGACGAGCAGGTCGGTCTTGCGGTGGCCATCCATATCCGCGAGCAGCGATGCGGCGTCGCCGAACGTATCGACGAAGTCCTCGCGGTGTTCCGGCTTGACCGTGTAGAACATCCCCATCGTCCCCCAGGAACCGTCGTCATTATCGCCCGCCTGTCGAACGATATCCGGCAGGTCGGCGAGGAAGCCGGCGGCCGTGTTGGCGGCGCGCTCGGTCTCCCAGAGGCTGACGACCGCGTTTTCGCTGTCGTCGTCTCGGGTGCCGTACACCGCCGTCTTCACGTGCGTGTCGTAGTGGTCGAAGTTCGTCCGCAGTCCATCGACCTCGTCGAAGAGTTCGTCTTCGTCGGCCGCGGAGTAGAGCACGACGGCGTGGACGTCCTCGCCGTGGGGCTGGCCCGCGTAGACGCCCATCTCCTCGAGTTCGCTGCGGACCTCCTCGCCCTCGTCTTCGTCGTCGCCGTGCGGGTCGTCCGAGCCGCTGGAGTCGCCGTGGTGGCGGCTTCCCGAATCGCCGTGTGCGGACTCGCCGTCTCCGTGGGGGTGTCCGCCGTGAGGGTCGGCGTCGTCCTGCGGAATCGGCTCGCCGGCGAGGAAGGCGCCGAGTTGCTCGGGCGGGAACCGCCGCGCGGAGAGAAACCGGCCGAACTCCGCGAAGCGGGAGCTCGAGGGGTCGAACCGCATCTCGTAGAGCAGTTCCTTCACGTCGGTCGGATCGTCGGCGAACAGCGTCACGCCCCACTCGAAGTCGTCGAGGCCGATACTGCCGGAGATAATCTGGGTGACGCGCCCGGCGTAGTCGCGGCCGATGTCGCCGTGACTCGAGAGGTGCTCCGCGCGCTCGTCGAACGGCAGATCGTACCAGTTGTCCTCGGGACCGCGGCGCTTGTCCATCGGGTAGAAGCTGACGAACTCGCTGTCGGGGATCTCCGGTTTGAGCCGGGACTCGATGTAGCGTTTCATCCCGGTGTCCTCGACCTCCGCGTCGTCGTCGAAGAACTCCTCGGACATGTAGCCCGAGACCTCCGTTACCGAGAGGTAGGAGTCCGCCCGTTCGGTGAACTCGGCGAGCGCCGTCTGCTCGAACCGGCGCTCGAGGGCGTCGATCTCGGCCAGCGTCGGCCGCAGGTGGAGGACCAGCAGGTCCGCCTTGTGGCCGAGCACCGCGAACGTCGCGGAGTCGCCGGCCTCGGCGTCGTCGACGCGCTCGGCGGCGGACAGATACTCGATACCCTCGTCGATCGCCCGCGAGCGACGCCGCTCGGGGGCGTCCCGCCAGGCATCCCAGTCGATCGACCGGAAATCGTGCAGGACGTACCACCCCTCCTCGGTCTGTGGCGGTTTCCGTCGTTCCATGAGCGCGGGTTGGACCGGCGTCGCCAAGAAGGAACGGGTTTCGCGACGAACGGGCGGTCGTCCGACCGAAACCCTTTACGCGCGTCCGTTTAAATCTCGGGCCACATGCGGAAGAGTGGACCGCCGAAGGGTGTGATCGCCTATCTCGTTCTCGAACTCCTCGAGGAGAAGCCCCGATACGGCTACGAGATACTGAAAGAGATCCGCGACATCAGCGGCGGCCACTGGGAACCGTCCTACGGCTCCGTCTACCCGATACTCTACAAGTTCGAGGAGAAGGGGTGGACCGAGCGCATCGAACGCGAGGACGAACCCGACCGGAAGTACTTCGAACTCACCGACGACGGTCACGAGGAACTCGGAGAGCGCAGAGCGTCCGGCGCGGAGAAGGCCAGGGACTTCGGCGACGTCATCCTCGGCTTCTTCCACGTCTACGCCGCGTTCTCGACGGACGAGCGCTTCGAGATCCCCGAACAGGAGGGCGAGTGGCACTTCAACGAGGAGTTCAGCGCCTGGATCGTCGAACAGGTCGTTCGTCACCACGAGCACTACTTCGACACCGACTTCGAGCGCATCGAGGAGACGCCCGAGGAGTTCTACGAGCGCCACGGGATCGACGAAGAGAACTAGCGCCGCGGACGGATCGGATCTCGAGCGCGTGCGACTACTCGAGACGCGTTCGGTCCACAGTTGCCGTTTGGAATCACCACTTTTGTCGGTGATACGTATCCGTAAGCCGCGTTACGTACAGGTCAAGCAGGTAACGGAGAGACGATCAATCTCTCCGATAGCTGTCAAAAACCGCCTGCTGAATACCGAGAGTGTAGTCAGCACGACGACTCCATTTCTTTCAGACGTTCCTCGCTGAACCGACGCTCAGCATGCGTGCCTATCGAAGGGCTACCTTGACGAAATATTGTTCGAGAGCGACTACCGTTCAGGTAGACACGTGGCCATGCGTCCAGCCAGGGTCGTGGCCGGTGCGGTCTATGAAATCGGACCGACACGCCGGACAGTAATCAGGGGTGACGGATTCGCTTCGGGGAACGTACACCGCGCCGCCACACTTTACGCACGCATCCGCGACGATGGTCGCGCAGTCCGCACAGACGCTGAAGTCGTCAGCCGTGAGTTCGCGCAGAGGTTCGAGCTGTTTATCGAGGAGATACTCGTCGATGACCGTCTGGCAGTTATGGCACGGTTTCATGGCGATGCATGCTACACTCGTGACCGCCCGGTAAATATCTGGCCTCCGAAACCGAACTGATTGCCGAAATCTGAACGAACCGTACGCGCGACCAACCGTTCCACGTGTGTAATAAAACAGGGGCCGTGGTACCGCGACGCTCGGAAGTGTTATCCGTCACTGGAGACAACGTTTGTTTGTAATGGCAAACGGAAAGGTTGATTTCTTCAACGACACTGGCGGCTACGGTTTCATTTCGACTGACGACGGCGACCTCGACGACGACGAAGACGTTTTCTTCCACATGGAAGATGTCGGCGGAGAGGACCTGACGGAAGGTACTGAGGTCGAGTTCGACATCGAGTCCTCACCGAAGGGGCCTCGCGCATCGAACGTCGTCCGGCAGTAATACTGAGACACACTCGTCGCTCACAGCGACAAACAATACCACGGATTTTTCAGACGGTTACACGTTCCAGCTGAGGCTATCTGCACCTCCAGAAACACCAACATCGAGAACGTTGCGTGACCGATACGCGCTCTGTATTCAGCACGGCTCTCTAAAACCCCTATTATCTGATGGAAGTGATCGCGTTAGGTTCGCACATCGACGTAACGGCTGGGCCGGACAAGCCCGCGTCCGAAGAACCCGAGTATCCGACGGTAGATCGCCGTGTATCCGGGAAAACCGTCCGTCGACGGCTCAGTTCAGCAGCTGCGGGCCGAACAGCATCAGCACGAAGCTGGTGAGCATCGCCAGGCCGACGGTCGTCGTTACGACCCGGACCATGCCGCGGGTCGCGTCGAACGGCAGCCGCGAAACGATCGCCTCCGTACTCGTTCGGAGGATGTGCCCGCCGTCGAGGGGGAACGCCGGAATGCAGTTGAAGAAGCCGAGCTGGACGTTGATCCAGCCGGTCCAGAACAGCAGGTTGGCGGCCATGAAGATCGTCCAGTCGCCGACGATCGAGAGCGGCCCCTCCACCTGATAGAAGTTCTCGATACCGCCGGCAAAGCCCGTAAAGTTGTACGGGAGCACCTCGAGAATGCCGGCGAGCGGGAGGAACAGCGCGAAGCCGATCTTCCCGAGGAACGAGTCGGCGAGCGGACCGAGATCGGTGTCCCCGTCACCGCCGAGCGCGGTCAGGTACGCCTCCGCGGGGTAGTACTGGATACCGAGTGCCTCCGCGGAGATGCCGGAGATGCCCGAGATCGGGTGGTATCCGGCACTGCCGCCGCCGGTCACCTGGCTCCGTTCGCCGAGGGTGACCTCGTACTCGACGCGCTCGCCGTCGAGATAGCCGGCGACGGTGACCTCGTCGTCGGGATCGGTCGTTCCGATGCGGTCTTGGAGCGTCTCCTGTGACTGCGTTCGCTCGCCGTCGAACTCGGTGACGACGAGCATCTCACCGGCCGGTGCGCCGGCATCAGCGAGCGGTCCGCCCTCGGCGATCTCGACCGCCGCACCGATCGGTAGGTCCCGTTCCGCGGTCTCGCCGTCGGCACCGATCGTCAGCGTGGCGATCTCCTCGTCGCCGACGGCCTCGAGCAGTTCGCCCTCGGTCGCGACCGACTGGCCGTTGACGGCGAAAATCGAGTCTCCGGTGTCGAGGTCGGCCGGGTTCTCCGAGACGGCGGCCGTCACCACGAGCGAGCGCTGGACGGATACCGTCTCCTCGCCGTTTCGTTCGACCTCGATCTCCTCGTTGTCGGCCGCCTCGAGTTGCTCGCGGAAGTGGTCGTCGTCCTCGATCTCCTCGCCGTTGATCGCCGTGATTCGATCGTTTGGCTGGAGACCCGCTTCGGCGGCCGGCGAGTCGGGGGCGACCCCGCCGACGGCAGCGCCGGGGGCGACGGCGATCGAGCCCGCGACCGGCCCGAACAGGAGTGCGAACGCGAGGATCGTGATCGCGAAGTTGTTCGTGACGCCGGCGGCGAACATTCGGGTCTGGCCGCCGCGGGAGGCGTTCTTGCTGCTCTCCTGATCGGGTTCGACGAACGCGCCGATCGGGAGAAACGCGAGCATCGCGACGCCCATCGAGTCGATCTCGATGTCTTCGACGCGACAGAGCAGCCCGTGGCCGCCCTCGTGGACGACGAGGCCGACGAGCAGCCCGAAGACGATCCCGGGCGTCGCCGAGAGCGGCAGGAAGTCGTTGACGCCGGGGATGATCAACACGTTACGCGGCTGCTGGACGGACGACGTCGGCTGGGGCGACGAGAGAGCGGCGATCGCTGCAAAGAGCAGAAAGACGAACATCGCCACCATCACGACGATGGCGATACCGATTCCGAGATTGGCCCACGCTCGCCAGAATCGTTTGGGACTCGCGAGCCAGTCGAGGAAGTCCCGCCCGCGCTTCGTGTGGAACGTCAGGATCGGGCCCTGCGTCCCGATGTATTCGGGTAGCAGGCCGGCGTTTCGAACCGAAATGATCGCAAACCAGTAGATCGCGAGCCCGATGAGTACCCACGTGAGCGCCGACGAACCGAAGAGCTCCGGCACCGAGACGAAAGCGGGAGAGCCGTAGTGCATCTACACTAACTCCGGGTGGCGCTGTCAAATGGTTTTTGTTGCCGGGAACGGTCGGGCGGGGTTAGCGTTCTCGGCGAAGCCGCGCGACGACGAACTCCCGGTCGACCTTTCCGAGGAACGGGCCGAGCTTCGGCCCCTGCTCCTCGTCGAAGAACAGCCGGTAGCCGGCGCCGAAGAACTCCCCGACGTCGACGTCGTGGCGCCTGGCCGTCTCGTAGATCTCGCCCTGGATCTCGTCGGGTTCGTGTCCCTCCTCGACGAAGTCGGCCAGCTCCGCGAGCGCCGTCTCCGTCGCGTCGTCGAAGTCGTGAGCCGGGATCTCGCTGCGCTTCAGTTCGTAGTCGAACTCGTTTTCGGTCCGTCGGGCCCAGTTCCGAGCCTGTTCGACTCGCTCGAGCGCCCCCTCGACGGCCCACTCGGGTGCGTCGTCGGGAACGTGGCCCTCGCGACGGGCGATCTCCTCGCGCAGGTCGGGATCGTCGGTCATGCCGAGTACTGCGGCGAAGGTGTAGGGAAGGCGAACCCGCTCTTCTCGAGGCTCGTCAACGACGAGCGGATAGACCCGATCGGCAAACGCCTTCTCGTCCTCGCCGACCTCGATCTCACCGAAGTAGACCGCCTCGAAGCGGTCGAACTCGTCGACCAGCTGATCGAGCCGCTCGATGCTGAAGTCTCGGGCCCGCGAGGGATCCTTCGCGAAGAAGTACCGGAGCACCTCGGGCTCGAGCAGTTCGAGCACGTCCGAGACGAGGATGACGTTCCCCGCCGAGGAGGAGAACGGTTCGCCCTCGAGGGTGAACCACTCGTAGACCATCGGCACCGGCGGCTCGATCTCGAGGACGTTGCGCGCGACGTCCTGGCCGCTCGGCCACGACCCTTCCGCGTGGTCCTTGCCGAACGGTTCGAAGTCGACGCCCAGCGTCTGCCACTGGCCCGGCCACTCGAAGCGCCAGGGCATCTTTCCCTCTCGGATCGTGGCCGTCCCCTCGTGGCCGCAGCCCTCGATGGTACGGTCGCCGGCGTCCATGTCGGTACAGCGGTAGTCGACGGTCGGCGGCTCACTCGCGAGGTCGACGCTCGTGACGGTCTCGGTGATCTTTCCGCACTCCTCGCAGATCGGGTTGAACGGGACGTAGTCCTCGTCGACCTTGTCCTGGTATTCGGAGAGAACCTCGCGCGCGCGGTCCTGGTTGGCGAGCACGTGGCGGGTGACGTCGTCGAGTTCGCCCGACTCGTAGAGTTCGGTGGTCGACACCATCTCGATCGGCACGTCGACGGCGTCCGCGCTGTCCTGGATAATCGTCGAGAAGTGGTCGCCGTAGGAGTCGCAGCAGTCGAACGGGTCCGGAACGTCCGTGTACGGCGTCCCGAGGTTCCGTCCGAGAGCGCCCGCGTTCACGTCCCCCAGATCGACGAGGTTGCCCTCGAGATCGCAGAGCGTTCGGGGCAGCTTTCGAAGCGGGTCGCGGTCGTCCGCCGTGAAGACCTGCCGGACCTCGTGGCCGCGCTCGCGGAGCACCTCGGCGACGTAGTAGCCCCGCATGACCTCGTTGACGTTCCCCAGGTGCGGGACGCCGGACGGCGAGATGCCGCCCTTGATGACGATCGGCTCGTCGGGCTCCCGGGCCTCTACGCGGTCAGCGACCGCATCCGCCCAGAAGACGTGGCGGGCCTCGTCTCCCTCCTCTCGTTGCAGGGTGTAGGGACTCTCGGCGTCCGGCCCGCTCGGCCCGTTCGCGTCGTCTCCGTCGGCACTCATTGTTCGTCGTTCGCCCAGTAGGTCGGTTCCTCCCCGACGGCGTCGGGGATGATGTCCGTCCCCTCGTGGTCGCCGTGGCGGATCGCGCGGGAGATTCGTTCGGGGTCGGTGCCGTCGAGGACGATCGTTCGCATCCCCGATCGCTCGATGATTTTGGCTGCAAGCAGGTCGACCGGCGCCGACGCGCCGGCGTTCATCTCGAGGCCGGCGATGACGTCGACGAGATCCGCCGCACTGAGTCGATCGAACTTCGTCGCCCCGTCGACCTCGTTCGGGTCGTCGCTGTAGACGCCGGGGACGCTCGTCGCGTAGACGAGGAGGTCGGCGTCGACGTACTCCGCGAGCGCGGCGCCGACGGCGTCCGTCGTCTGTGCGGGCGCGACACCGCCCATAACGGAGACGTCGCCCCGTCGGAGCGCCTCGCTGGCCTCCTCGTAGTCCTTCGCCGGCGCGGTTACGGCGTCCTCGCCGAGCGCGGCGATGAGGAGTCGTGCATTGAGCCGGGTGACGTCGATCCCCAGCTTGTCGAGTTCGATCTCGTTTGCCCCCAGATCCCGTGCGGCGCCGATGTACTCGCGGGCGACGCCGCCGCCCCCGACGACGACCCCGACCCCGCAACCGTCCCCGACGAGGTCCTCGACGACCGCGGCGTGTTCAGCAACCCGATCGGTCCCGAGCTGGGGAACGAGTACACTCCCGCCGATAGAAACGACCACTTTCATCCTAACCCGGTGTAACGGGGTTGCTATCTTAAGGATTGCCAACTGGGCGGCGACTGTGACGGCGTACCGCTCGTCCGTCGCACGAACGATCTATTCTTCGAACGACAGGACGAGCGCTGCACCCTCTCGCTCGAACGCGGTTCCGAACGCCGCCGACAGCTCTCGCATCCGGTTTCGAGTCCAGGCCGCCGCTTCCGGCCCCGCTTCGTGGACGGCGCAGTCGTCGATCTCGGTTGGATGGAGCCGAAGTTCGGTCGGTTCGCCGTCCTCGGTTACCGCGAGCACGAACAGGAAACTCCGGTCGTTTCGCAGACGGGAGTCGACCGCGTAATCGTCGACGAAGTCGCCCGCATCGTAGATGATCGGGGACCCCTGGTGAACCTCGATTCCGTGGAAGACGTGGGCGCTGTGGCCGTGGACGACGTCGACGCCCTCTTCGATCAGCCAGCGGCCGAACTCCCGAAACGACTCGGGCGGCTCCTCGACCATGTTTGGCCCCCAGTGCAGCGAGGCGACGAGCAGGTCGGGATCCGACTCGCGTGCGCGCTCGAGGGCGTCTCGAACTCGCCGCTCCGTCGCCGCG
This DNA window, taken from Natronococcus sp. CG52, encodes the following:
- a CDS encoding DUF5611 family protein is translated as MKEYKMRRGEYLEERIPDMEATVEEYFGPITETEEYKGSDLFVIGEPDNPVFEKVVVGTIEYSGKKDKLGVEFYERDPTELGPDELEAAGDAVDAKNDFLLEATGRDAKSRRESMKRTVEDDPDHDF
- a CDS encoding DUF6432 family protein, encoding MKAKREYRDRAETEVAVLDALVDRIDDGMTVFELRAAVEVEIDELERALSTLKEDDLIVVETGGSDGAVIKPDERVVPDAPVDDEDEQSIGDWIRERMPF
- a CDS encoding DUF7571 family protein, translated to MKPCHNCQTVIDEYLLDKQLEPLRELTADDFSVCADCATIVADACVKCGGAVYVPRSESVTPDYCPACRSDFIDRTGHDPGWTHGHVST
- a CDS encoding cold-shock protein, encoding MANGKVDFFNDTGGYGFISTDDGDLDDDEDVFFHMEDVGGEDLTEGTEVEFDIESSPKGPRASNVVRQ
- the lysS gene encoding lysine--tRNA ligase, yielding MSADGDDANGPSGPDAESPYTLQREEGDEARHVFWADAVADRVEAREPDEPIVIKGGISPSGVPHLGNVNEVMRGYYVAEVLRERGHEVRQVFTADDRDPLRKLPRTLCDLEGNLVDLGDVNAGALGRNLGTPYTDVPDPFDCCDSYGDHFSTIIQDSADAVDVPIEMVSTTELYESGELDDVTRHVLANQDRAREVLSEYQDKVDEDYVPFNPICEECGKITETVTSVDLASEPPTVDYRCTDMDAGDRTIEGCGHEGTATIREGKMPWRFEWPGQWQTLGVDFEPFGKDHAEGSWPSGQDVARNVLEIEPPVPMVYEWFTLEGEPFSSSAGNVILVSDVLELLEPEVLRYFFAKDPSRARDFSIERLDQLVDEFDRFEAVYFGEIEVGEDEKAFADRVYPLVVDEPREERVRLPYTFAAVLGMTDDPDLREEIARREGHVPDDAPEWAVEGALERVEQARNWARRTENEFDYELKRSEIPAHDFDDATETALAELADFVEEGHEPDEIQGEIYETARRHDVDVGEFFGAGYRLFFDEEQGPKLGPFLGKVDREFVVARLRRER
- a CDS encoding DUF7093 family protein, yielding MVLRCSLLGHDYGDTDVEREREERGSEVVVTVREYEECARCGERHVISENTEVRSISTETGVDPRPDEPEPTPAREPASEPDGTDATFIDADETEPGAAAGGASPAEVETPTADTPADDIEIPTDENGDPVTDDGEILEDDGTTTRDREHGEWPDSDDVGPPVEAERGPTDWPDDESEPIEDDDSELIDGSEPIDDDAVLLDTGTTDDAATAIETEPAPEAAAGGPPSAEETSADPGSGIERAGSAPTPGSEGGTRADDGSSELYCPRCEFAAGSDRSSLRTGDICPDCRKGYLSERGYQ
- a CDS encoding PadR family transcriptional regulator; the protein is MRKSGPPKGVIAYLVLELLEEKPRYGYEILKEIRDISGGHWEPSYGSVYPILYKFEEKGWTERIEREDEPDRKYFELTDDGHEELGERRASGAEKARDFGDVILGFFHVYAAFSTDERFEIPEQEGEWHFNEEFSAWIVEQVVRHHEHYFDTDFERIEETPEEFYERHGIDEEN
- a CDS encoding dicarboxylate/amino acid:cation symporter; its protein translation is MNETEGSIPGRTWRRYRSVPIIYRIAAAFVLGTALGATIGEQAAVLSPFGDLFLRLLEMLIIPIIVFTLLGGMRKLTPSRLGKVGGLTVGLYIVTTTIAAVIGLAVANLFDPGSAVEFTGGEAQEAEPPTVAEVLLGIVPENPLAAMVEGDILATIFFVIVFGLALTMVREATSEESIEDAIDGFFAFVDAGTEALFKIVWGVMEYGVIGVFALMAASIGTEGLGAIVQLGSLVAVIAIGIAIHMTVTYLGVMTVGILGQSPIAFLNGAKDAMLTAFTIRSSSGTLPVTVTNAEENLRIDESVYGFGLPLGATINMDGAAIRQAVTAVFAANLVGVSLGLGEQVLVLFTVILISIGTAGVPGAGLIMLTVILSALGLPLAIVGFVAGVDPILGRIATMNNVTGDLAVSSVVGKWTDAIDFTEGVWTDAPAPEGGDEGITADD
- a CDS encoding heme-binding protein; protein product: MERRKPPQTEEGWYVLHDFRSIDWDAWRDAPERRRSRAIDEGIEYLSAAERVDDAEAGDSATFAVLGHKADLLVLHLRPTLAEIDALERRFEQTALAEFTERADSYLSVTEVSGYMSEEFFDDDAEVEDTGMKRYIESRLKPEIPDSEFVSFYPMDKRRGPEDNWYDLPFDERAEHLSSHGDIGRDYAGRVTQIISGSIGLDDFEWGVTLFADDPTDVKELLYEMRFDPSSSRFAEFGRFLSARRFPPEQLGAFLAGEPIPQDDADPHGGHPHGDGESAHGDSGSRHHGDSSGSDDPHGDDEDEGEEVRSELEEMGVYAGQPHGEDVHAVVLYSAADEDELFDEVDGLRTNFDHYDTHVKTAVYGTRDDDSENAVVSLWETERAANTAAGFLADLPDIVRQAGDNDDGSWGTMGMFYTVKPEHREDFVDTFGDAASLLADMDGHRKTDLLVNREDENDMFIASRWDSREDAMAFFRSDAFADAVEFGRDVLEDRPRHVFLA
- a CDS encoding site-2 protease family protein, coding for MHYGSPAFVSVPELFGSSALTWVLIGLAIYWFAIISVRNAGLLPEYIGTQGPILTFHTKRGRDFLDWLASPKRFWRAWANLGIGIAIVVMVAMFVFLLFAAIAALSSPQPTSSVQQPRNVLIIPGVNDFLPLSATPGIVFGLLVGLVVHEGGHGLLCRVEDIEIDSMGVAMLAFLPIGAFVEPDQESSKNASRGGQTRMFAAGVTNNFAITILAFALLFGPVAGSIAVAPGAAVGGVAPDSPAAEAGLQPNDRITAINGEEIEDDDHFREQLEAADNEEIEVERNGEETVSVQRSLVVTAAVSENPADLDTGDSIFAVNGQSVATEGELLEAVGDEEIATLTIGADGETAERDLPIGAAVEIAEGGPLADAGAPAGEMLVVTEFDGERTQSQETLQDRIGTTDPDDEVTVAGYLDGERVEYEVTLGERSQVTGGGSAGYHPISGISGISAEALGIQYYPAEAYLTALGGDGDTDLGPLADSFLGKIGFALFLPLAGILEVLPYNFTGFAGGIENFYQVEGPLSIVGDWTIFMAANLLFWTGWINVQLGFFNCIPAFPLDGGHILRTSTEAIVSRLPFDATRGMVRVVTTTVGLAMLTSFVLMLFGPQLLN